GGCATTTTGAAACGTGGAACTATTTACCTGAACCATAACCTGCCGATTGGCCGGATTGGGTGAAAGGGACAGGTCATTGATCTCCCGGGTACGTCGCTCCACCTCCAGGGTTGACGGAGTTTGACCTATTCCATTGGGTTGAATAAAACGAGTCACCTCCGGGAGCGAAATAGCTCCTCCTGAACAGATAACTTTCACTTCGACCTGGTAGGTGGTCCCTGCTATCAATCCAGTCACTTCCAATGAAGTTCCCAAAGCAAATCTTTTTAATTTCCAGGGTATGCTGGTCTGTTCAGCCTCAATTTCCACTTCATAATAGGCAGCCCCTGGCACCACATTCCAGCTGATTTGTGCATTCGGGCCTGCAGCACTGATGCGCAGCCCGCTCACCGGAAGGCATGAATCAGGAGCTACCTGACTTACAATAGTAGTATCCACTCCGGCAATAAAAAACACCCCGGCAGACTTAACTTCCCCACCAGATGGGCACTTCGAGTGTACCTGCACTTTATATAATCCTCCGGGGACTAAATCATCCACTTGCCAGGACGTATCCGAAGTCATGATATTCAGGCTTTGAGCCACATCCGATTCTTCCAGTTCCACCTCCAGTTCGTAATTGGTAACACCAGAGGCAGGACGCCAGGTTATCTGCACACTGGTTCCGGAGAGCGGCTCGATCCGGATTTGTTCTGTAGCAGCGCAATCCCCTTTGGCATTATCTTCGTCCGGACTTGTCGTACCTGCATTAAATAACTGGATGGTCTCCGGTTTGTCGCCACAGCGTGACTTCACCTTTACTTTGTACAAGCCGCCGGAAGCCAATCCGCTGACCTGAAATGTGGTTCCGCTCACCTGCTGCTCTACGTGAAATGCGGGCGTCGTCTCCTCACTTTCAACTTCCACCTCAAAGGTCGTGACACCAACCACTGCCTCCCAGTTGATCGTTGCGGTGGCGCCCGCTGCTGTCACGGTTATCAGCGATGTTGCGGCACAACTGCCGGTAGGCTGTCCTGTCGGATTTCCGGGGTTGACATCTCCGGATCCGGCGGTGAAGAATTCGATGGTCTCCGGTTTGTCGCCGCAGCGTGACTTCACCTTTACTTTGTACAAGCCGCCAGAAGTCAATCCGCTGACCTGAAATGTGGTTCCGCTCACCTGCTGCTCTACGTGAAATGCGGGCGTCGTCTCCTCACTTTCAACTTCCACCTCAAAGGTCGTGACACCAACCACTGCCTCCCAGTTGATCGTTGCGGTGATACCCGCTACTGTCACGGTTATCAGCGATGTTGCGACACAACTGCCGGTAGGCTGTCCTGTCGGATTGCCGGGGTTAACATCTCCGGATCCAGCGGTGAAGAATACAATGGTCTCCGGTTTGTCGCTACAGCGTGACTTCACCTTTACTTTGTATAAGCCGCCGGAAGTCAATCCGCTGACCTGAAATGTGGTTC
The Lewinellaceae bacterium DNA segment above includes these coding regions:
- a CDS encoding fibronectin type III domain-containing protein; protein product: MRQHFSLTILCLAIIGLNSLQAHLPHRFSTLTGNRLLYPAIAAIAEAPDDACSATSHINIASTGTTASISWEAVDGVTAFDVEVESEQNTPFFKTEQRVSGTTFQVSGLTSGGLYKVKVKSRCGDKPETIVFFTAGSGDVNPGNPTGQPTGSCAATSLITVTAAGTTATINWEAVVGVTTFEVEVESEETTPAFHVEQQVSGTTFQVSGLTSGGLYKVKVKSRCSDKPETIVFFTAGSGDVNPGNPTGQPTGSCVATSLITVTVAGITATINWEAVVGVTTFEVEVESEETTPAFHVEQQVSGTTFQVSGLTSGGLYKVKVKSRCGDKPETIEFFTAGSGDVNPGNPTGQPTGSCAATSLITVTAAGATATINWEAVVGVTTFEVEVESEETTPAFHVEQQVSGTTFQVSGLASGGLYKVKVKSRCGDKPETIQLFNAGTTSPDEDNAKGDCAATEQIRIEPLSGTSVQITWRPASGVTNYELEVELEESDVAQSLNIMTSDTSWQVDDLVPGGLYKVQVHSKCPSGGEVKSAGVFFIAGVDTTIVSQVAPDSCLPVSGLRISAAGPNAQISWNVVPGAAYYEVEIEAEQTSIPWKLKRFALGTSLEVTGLIAGTTYQVEVKVICSGGAISLPEVTRFIQPNGIGQTPSTLEVERRTREINDLSLSPNPANRQVMVQVNSSTFQNARITLTDFTGRIHYQATQQVPAGPFDWRIPLERMATGIYQVTLQVGNRISVGKLSIFQ